A genomic stretch from Thermoanaerobaculia bacterium includes:
- a CDS encoding Lrp/AsnC family transcriptional regulator, which yields MDCFDRRILEIVQRNNRLPAERIAAETGISASAVQRRLKRLRGDGTIVADVAVVSPEAAGRGVTAIVEVTIGERPLQRVLSEFRRLMLATDEVQQCYHVTGRGDFLLVVTARDMREYDALARRLFVDNPNVARFETSIVVNRIKAATFVPLEAGGEQKKRRENRAKA from the coding sequence ATGGATTGCTTCGATCGCCGGATCCTGGAGATCGTGCAGCGCAACAACCGTCTGCCCGCGGAGCGGATCGCCGCGGAAACGGGGATCTCCGCGTCGGCCGTGCAGCGACGGTTGAAGCGCCTGCGGGGAGACGGGACGATCGTCGCCGACGTCGCGGTCGTGTCTCCCGAGGCGGCGGGCAGAGGGGTAACGGCAATCGTCGAGGTCACGATCGGCGAGCGGCCCCTCCAGCGCGTCCTTTCCGAGTTCCGCCGGCTGATGCTCGCGACCGACGAGGTCCAGCAGTGCTATCACGTCACCGGCCGGGGGGATTTCCTGCTCGTCGTCACCGCGCGCGACATGCGCGAATACGATGCGCTCGCGCGCAGGCTCTTCGTCGACAATCCGAACGTGGCCCGTTTCGAGACGAGCATCGTCGTGAACCGGATCAAGGCGGCGACGTTCGTGCCGCTCGAGGCCGGCGGCGAACAGAAGAAGAGGAGGGAAAATCGTGCGAAGGCCTGA